One window of Mauremys mutica isolate MM-2020 ecotype Southern chromosome 20, ASM2049712v1, whole genome shotgun sequence genomic DNA carries:
- the CTDSP2 gene encoding carboxy-terminal domain RNA polymerase II polypeptide A small phosphatase 2 isoform X1: protein MQGQCGVTSRGDYLVPASTSTGKGLVSRSSPKKPRGRNIFKALFCCLRTQNVGQSGCGGEHALHKEEPSTIAKSDLLQCLQYQFYQIPGTCLLPEVTQWDQGRICVVIDLDETLVHSSFKPINNADFIVPVEIEGTLHQVYVLKRPFVDEFLRRMGELFECVLFTASLAKYADPVTDLLDKCGVFRARLYRESCVFHQGCYVKDLSRLGRDLHKTLILDNSPASYIFHPENAVPVQSWFDDMADTELLNLIPIFEELSEAEDVYTSLGQLRAP from the exons GCTTGGTGTCCAGGTCTTCTCCCAAGAAGCCTCGTGGCCGGAACATATTCAAGGCGCTTTTCTGTTGCCTCCGCACACAGAATGTTGGTCAGtcgggctgcggcggggagcatGCACTGCACAAGGAGGAACCCAGCACCATCGCTAAG TCCGATCTGCTGCAGTGTCTTCAGTACCAGTTCTACCAG ATTCCCGGGACGTGCCTGCTCCCCGAGGTGACTCAGTGGGACCAGGGCAGGATCTGCGTGGTGATCGACCTGGATGAGACGCTGGTGCACAGCTCCTTTAAG CCAATCAACAATGCTGACTTCATAGTGCCTGTGGAGATAGAGGGGACCTTGCACCAG GTCTATGTGCTCAAGAGACCCTTCGTGGACGAATTCCTGAGGCGGATGGGGGAGCTGTTTGAGTGTGTCCTCTTCACTGCCAGCCTGGCCAAG tacgccgaCCCGGTGACGGACCTTCTGGACAAGTGCGGCGTGTTCCGTGCGCGGCTCTACCGGGAGTCCTGCGTCTTCCACCAGGGCTGCTACGTCAAAGACCTGAGCCGCCTGGGCCGGGACCTGCACAAGACGCTCATCCTGGACAACTCGCCGGCCTCCTACATCTTCCACCCGGAGAACGCG GTGCCTGTCCAGTCCTGGTTTGATGACATGGCGGACACAGAGCTGCTCAACCTCATCCCCATCTTCGAAGAGCTGAGCGAAGCTGAGGACGTTTATACCAGCCTCGGCCAGCTGCGGGCGCCGTAG
- the CTDSP2 gene encoding carboxy-terminal domain RNA polymerase II polypeptide A small phosphatase 2 isoform X3, with protein sequence MAPGKGLVSRSSPKKPRGRNIFKALFCCLRTQNVGQSGCGGEHALHKEEPSTIAKSDLLQCLQYQFYQIPGTCLLPEVTQWDQGRICVVIDLDETLVHSSFKPINNADFIVPVEIEGTLHQVYVLKRPFVDEFLRRMGELFECVLFTASLAKYADPVTDLLDKCGVFRARLYRESCVFHQGCYVKDLSRLGRDLHKTLILDNSPASYIFHPENAVPVQSWFDDMADTELLNLIPIFEELSEAEDVYTSLGQLRAP encoded by the exons GCTTGGTGTCCAGGTCTTCTCCCAAGAAGCCTCGTGGCCGGAACATATTCAAGGCGCTTTTCTGTTGCCTCCGCACACAGAATGTTGGTCAGtcgggctgcggcggggagcatGCACTGCACAAGGAGGAACCCAGCACCATCGCTAAG TCCGATCTGCTGCAGTGTCTTCAGTACCAGTTCTACCAG ATTCCCGGGACGTGCCTGCTCCCCGAGGTGACTCAGTGGGACCAGGGCAGGATCTGCGTGGTGATCGACCTGGATGAGACGCTGGTGCACAGCTCCTTTAAG CCAATCAACAATGCTGACTTCATAGTGCCTGTGGAGATAGAGGGGACCTTGCACCAG GTCTATGTGCTCAAGAGACCCTTCGTGGACGAATTCCTGAGGCGGATGGGGGAGCTGTTTGAGTGTGTCCTCTTCACTGCCAGCCTGGCCAAG tacgccgaCCCGGTGACGGACCTTCTGGACAAGTGCGGCGTGTTCCGTGCGCGGCTCTACCGGGAGTCCTGCGTCTTCCACCAGGGCTGCTACGTCAAAGACCTGAGCCGCCTGGGCCGGGACCTGCACAAGACGCTCATCCTGGACAACTCGCCGGCCTCCTACATCTTCCACCCGGAGAACGCG GTGCCTGTCCAGTCCTGGTTTGATGACATGGCGGACACAGAGCTGCTCAACCTCATCCCCATCTTCGAAGAGCTGAGCGAAGCTGAGGACGTTTATACCAGCCTCGGCCAGCTGCGGGCGCCGTAG
- the CTDSP2 gene encoding carboxy-terminal domain RNA polymerase II polypeptide A small phosphatase 2 isoform X2, with protein MESGSIITQVQREEALVLAKQGLVSRSSPKKPRGRNIFKALFCCLRTQNVGQSGCGGEHALHKEEPSTIAKSDLLQCLQYQFYQIPGTCLLPEVTQWDQGRICVVIDLDETLVHSSFKPINNADFIVPVEIEGTLHQVYVLKRPFVDEFLRRMGELFECVLFTASLAKYADPVTDLLDKCGVFRARLYRESCVFHQGCYVKDLSRLGRDLHKTLILDNSPASYIFHPENAVPVQSWFDDMADTELLNLIPIFEELSEAEDVYTSLGQLRAP; from the exons GCTTGGTGTCCAGGTCTTCTCCCAAGAAGCCTCGTGGCCGGAACATATTCAAGGCGCTTTTCTGTTGCCTCCGCACACAGAATGTTGGTCAGtcgggctgcggcggggagcatGCACTGCACAAGGAGGAACCCAGCACCATCGCTAAG TCCGATCTGCTGCAGTGTCTTCAGTACCAGTTCTACCAG ATTCCCGGGACGTGCCTGCTCCCCGAGGTGACTCAGTGGGACCAGGGCAGGATCTGCGTGGTGATCGACCTGGATGAGACGCTGGTGCACAGCTCCTTTAAG CCAATCAACAATGCTGACTTCATAGTGCCTGTGGAGATAGAGGGGACCTTGCACCAG GTCTATGTGCTCAAGAGACCCTTCGTGGACGAATTCCTGAGGCGGATGGGGGAGCTGTTTGAGTGTGTCCTCTTCACTGCCAGCCTGGCCAAG tacgccgaCCCGGTGACGGACCTTCTGGACAAGTGCGGCGTGTTCCGTGCGCGGCTCTACCGGGAGTCCTGCGTCTTCCACCAGGGCTGCTACGTCAAAGACCTGAGCCGCCTGGGCCGGGACCTGCACAAGACGCTCATCCTGGACAACTCGCCGGCCTCCTACATCTTCCACCCGGAGAACGCG GTGCCTGTCCAGTCCTGGTTTGATGACATGGCGGACACAGAGCTGCTCAACCTCATCCCCATCTTCGAAGAGCTGAGCGAAGCTGAGGACGTTTATACCAGCCTCGGCCAGCTGCGGGCGCCGTAG